The Streptomyces sp. NBC_00440 genome contains a region encoding:
- a CDS encoding antibiotic biosynthesis monooxygenase family protein has translation MSIVKINVLTVPDEQREVLEKRFASRAGSVENSDGFEWFELLRPVEGTDQYLVYTRWASEADFEKWMATSMRGAHAGGAEGGERPKPAASGSSLWSFEVVQQAAPKNG, from the coding sequence ATGAGCATCGTGAAGATCAACGTCCTGACCGTGCCCGACGAGCAGCGCGAGGTGCTGGAGAAGCGGTTCGCCTCCCGCGCGGGGTCCGTGGAGAACTCCGACGGCTTCGAGTGGTTCGAGCTGCTGCGCCCGGTCGAGGGGACCGACCAGTACCTCGTCTACACCCGCTGGGCCAGCGAGGCCGACTTCGAGAAGTGGATGGCGACCTCCATGCGCGGCGCCCACGCCGGCGGCGCGGAGGGTGGCGAGCGGCCCAAGCCCGCCGCCTCCGGCTCTTCCCTGTGGTCCTTCGAGGTCGTCCAGCAGGCCGCCCCGAAGAACGGCTGA
- a CDS encoding GNAT family N-acetyltransferase encodes MAPVTWIVAPEPFDTPDAYALRRSYYDEVASRYWQRAATEQEIDDGLAGDGVEQLAFPTGEFLVGRHEGKPASCGGVLLLDPATAELTRVYTRPGQRGTGGGKILLALLEDAARRLGATRMVLNTRLDLVEARGLYVRQGYQEIPAYTTGPYMDIWYGKDL; translated from the coding sequence ATGGCTCCGGTGACCTGGATCGTGGCCCCCGAGCCCTTCGACACCCCCGACGCGTACGCGCTGCGCCGCTCCTACTACGACGAGGTGGCCAGCCGTTACTGGCAGCGGGCCGCCACCGAGCAGGAGATCGACGACGGGCTGGCCGGCGACGGGGTCGAGCAACTGGCTTTCCCCACCGGGGAGTTCCTTGTCGGGCGGCACGAGGGCAAGCCCGCTTCCTGTGGCGGGGTGCTGTTGCTCGACCCGGCGACGGCCGAGCTCACCCGGGTGTACACCCGCCCCGGACAGCGCGGCACCGGGGGCGGCAAGATCCTGCTCGCCCTGCTGGAGGACGCGGCACGACGGCTGGGGGCGACGAGGATGGTGCTGAACACCCGCCTCGATCTCGTCGAGGCGCGCGGCCTCTACGTACGCCAGGGCTACCAGGAGATACCGGCGTACACGACCGGCCCGTACATGGACATCTGGTACGGGAAGGACCTGTAG
- a CDS encoding MDR family MFS transporter gives MAQETPAPPAAPVAADGQPQRSVLVAIGALLLGMLLAALDQTIVSTALPTIVSDLGGMEHLSWVVTAYMLASTAVTPLWGKLGDQYGRKKLFQTAIVIFLIGSALCGVAQNMPQLIGFRALQGLGGGGLMVLSMAIVGDIVPPRERGKYQGLFGAVFGATSVLGPLLGGLFTEHLTWRWVFYINLPIGVIALVVIAAVLHIPVRSTKHTIDYLGTFLIASVATCLVLVASLGGSTWAWASAPIIGLAVLAVVLLVAFIHVERGAAEPVLPLKLFRIRTFVLCSVISFIVGFSMFGAMTYLPTFLQVVQGVSPTMSGVHMLPMVFGLLLSSTASGQIVSRTGRWKVFPIAGTGITAIGLALLHRLTEHSSTWSMSISFFVFGLGLGLVMQVLVLVVQNAVSYQDLGVATSGATFFRSIGASFGVAIFGTIFTTRLHGKLSDALAGRPVPPGVSAGSLQADPRAIAALPPPLRPRVLHAYASSITDVFLYAVPVVLLAFVVSWFLKEDKLRGSVTTPEVTETLASNPVQRSSYDEVMRALSVLGSREGRHEIYETITAKAGYDLLPATSWLLLRIKRHGLVEPAQLAEMAPVPLRAITEAARQAEERGLAVREGVQLALTEPGVNVAARLSKAREESLAELLGDWWGPERPTDLVVLVEELNAELCGSDAEWPREHEQRPV, from the coding sequence ATGGCTCAGGAAACCCCGGCACCCCCGGCGGCGCCGGTGGCGGCCGACGGGCAACCCCAGCGGTCCGTCCTCGTGGCGATCGGCGCCCTGCTGCTCGGAATGCTCCTCGCCGCCCTCGACCAGACGATCGTCTCCACTGCGCTCCCCACGATCGTGAGCGACCTCGGCGGTATGGAGCATCTGTCCTGGGTGGTCACGGCGTACATGCTGGCCTCGACCGCCGTCACGCCGCTCTGGGGCAAACTCGGCGACCAGTACGGCCGCAAGAAGCTCTTCCAGACGGCCATCGTCATCTTCCTCATCGGATCCGCCCTCTGCGGCGTCGCGCAGAACATGCCGCAGCTCATCGGCTTCCGCGCGCTCCAGGGCCTCGGCGGTGGTGGTCTGATGGTGCTGTCGATGGCGATCGTCGGCGACATCGTCCCGCCCCGCGAACGCGGCAAGTACCAGGGACTGTTCGGCGCCGTCTTCGGCGCGACGAGCGTCCTGGGCCCGCTGCTCGGCGGGCTCTTCACCGAACACCTCACCTGGCGCTGGGTGTTCTACATCAATCTCCCCATCGGCGTGATCGCGCTCGTCGTCATCGCCGCCGTGCTGCACATCCCGGTCCGCTCGACGAAGCACACCATCGACTACCTCGGCACGTTCCTCATCGCGTCCGTGGCCACCTGTCTGGTGCTCGTCGCCTCGCTCGGCGGCTCCACCTGGGCCTGGGCGTCGGCGCCCATCATCGGCCTCGCGGTGCTGGCCGTGGTGCTGCTCGTCGCGTTCATCCACGTCGAACGGGGCGCAGCCGAGCCCGTACTGCCCCTGAAGCTCTTCCGTATCAGGACCTTCGTGCTCTGCTCGGTCATCAGCTTCATCGTCGGTTTCTCGATGTTCGGCGCGATGACCTACCTGCCGACCTTCCTCCAGGTCGTCCAGGGCGTCTCACCGACCATGTCCGGCGTGCACATGCTGCCGATGGTCTTCGGCCTGCTCCTGTCCTCGACCGCATCCGGCCAGATCGTCAGCCGCACCGGCCGCTGGAAGGTCTTCCCGATCGCCGGGACGGGCATCACCGCGATCGGGCTCGCGCTGCTGCACCGGCTGACCGAACACAGCTCCACCTGGTCGATGAGCATCAGCTTCTTCGTCTTCGGCCTGGGCCTCGGCCTGGTCATGCAGGTCCTGGTCCTCGTGGTGCAGAACGCCGTGAGCTACCAGGACCTCGGCGTCGCCACCTCGGGCGCGACCTTCTTCCGCTCCATCGGCGCGTCCTTCGGTGTGGCCATCTTCGGCACCATCTTCACCACCCGGCTGCACGGAAAACTCAGCGACGCCCTCGCAGGCCGCCCGGTGCCACCCGGCGTGAGCGCGGGCAGCCTGCAGGCCGACCCGCGCGCCATCGCGGCGCTCCCGCCGCCGCTGCGCCCGCGGGTGCTGCACGCGTACGCCTCGTCCATCACCGACGTGTTCCTGTACGCGGTCCCGGTGGTGCTTCTCGCCTTCGTCGTCTCCTGGTTCCTCAAGGAGGACAAGCTGCGCGGCTCGGTCACCACCCCGGAAGTCACCGAGACGCTCGCCTCCAACCCGGTCCAGCGGTCGTCGTACGACGAGGTGATGCGGGCCCTCTCGGTGCTCGGCAGCCGGGAGGGGCGCCACGAGATCTACGAGACGATCACCGCGAAGGCCGGCTACGACCTGCTCCCCGCCACGAGCTGGCTGCTGCTGCGCATCAAACGCCACGGCCTGGTCGAACCGGCCCAGCTGGCCGAGATGGCCCCGGTCCCGCTGCGGGCCATCACCGAGGCGGCCCGGCAGGCCGAGGAGCGCGGCCTCGCCGTACGCGAAGGGGTGCAGCTCGCGCTGACCGAGCCGGGCGTGAACGTCGCGGCCCGCCTCTCCAAGGCCCGCGAGGAGTCCCTGGCCGAACTGCTCGGCGACTGGTGGGGCCCCGAACGGCCCACCGATCTGGTCGTCCTGGTCGAGGAGCTGAACGCGGAGCTGTGCGGCTCCGACGCCGAATGGCCGCGGGAGCACGAGCAACGGCCGGTGTGA
- a CDS encoding MFS transporter, with protein MADAGTSSPPTASAMPPAPATSYSFDDAPLNRFHLKVTALTFGANFSDGYQLGVIGIALTLMAPQMGLGAVWQGMLGASALIGIFVGSIGLGWLADRMGRQKLYTLNFALITVASVAQIWANSPELLFALRVLIGVGIGADYAIGPTLVAEFCPRRHRGFLLASLTALWTIGYICSFFLGHYITGFGGDSWRWLLGTGAIPAAVVLVLRIGTPESPRWLVSKGRIEEARAVVARYIGPNVDFESVRNTSQPETSSSGSYRDLFSREQWRATTFGILYYNCQVIPYFAIYTFLPVVLAKFAIDESVTVDGLLNGFLFLGSVIGLWCVARFSRRAFVTGSFIVMALALGPMGLWPGGPKLLLFVLFLVFTLVMSAASNLDQVYPPELFPTPLRGSGVGLLNGLSRVGSAAGTFLLPLSIDHLGFATSMTILASFLVLGAIVSAAWAPETAGAALD; from the coding sequence ATGGCAGACGCCGGCACCTCCTCACCGCCCACCGCTTCCGCGATGCCTCCTGCCCCGGCCACGTCGTACTCCTTCGACGACGCGCCTCTCAACCGCTTCCACCTCAAAGTCACCGCGCTGACTTTCGGTGCCAACTTCTCCGACGGGTACCAGCTCGGCGTCATCGGCATCGCCCTCACCCTCATGGCCCCGCAGATGGGTCTGGGCGCCGTCTGGCAGGGAATGCTCGGCGCCTCCGCCCTCATCGGCATCTTCGTCGGCAGCATCGGCCTCGGCTGGCTCGCCGACCGCATGGGCCGGCAGAAGCTCTACACGCTGAACTTCGCCCTCATCACGGTCGCATCGGTGGCCCAGATCTGGGCGAACAGCCCCGAGCTCCTCTTCGCGCTCCGTGTTCTGATCGGCGTGGGCATCGGTGCCGACTACGCCATCGGTCCCACCCTCGTCGCCGAGTTCTGTCCACGACGTCACCGCGGCTTCCTGCTCGCCTCGCTGACCGCGCTGTGGACCATCGGCTACATCTGCTCGTTCTTCCTCGGTCACTACATCACCGGGTTCGGCGGCGACAGCTGGCGCTGGCTGCTGGGTACCGGCGCCATTCCTGCCGCGGTCGTCCTCGTCCTCCGGATCGGCACCCCGGAGTCCCCGCGGTGGCTGGTGAGCAAGGGCCGCATCGAGGAGGCGCGTGCCGTCGTCGCGCGCTACATCGGCCCGAACGTCGACTTCGAATCGGTCCGCAACACCTCGCAGCCCGAGACCTCTTCGTCCGGCTCCTACCGGGACCTGTTCAGCCGCGAGCAGTGGCGTGCCACCACGTTCGGGATCCTGTACTACAACTGCCAGGTCATCCCGTACTTCGCCATCTACACCTTCCTGCCCGTGGTGCTCGCGAAGTTCGCGATCGACGAGAGCGTCACCGTGGACGGCCTGCTCAACGGCTTCCTGTTCCTCGGGAGCGTCATCGGTCTGTGGTGCGTGGCCCGCTTCTCGCGACGCGCCTTCGTCACCGGCTCGTTCATCGTCATGGCCCTCGCGCTCGGCCCGATGGGGCTGTGGCCGGGCGGGCCGAAGCTGCTGCTCTTCGTGCTCTTCCTGGTCTTCACCCTGGTGATGTCGGCGGCCTCCAACCTCGACCAGGTCTATCCGCCCGAGCTGTTCCCGACTCCCCTGCGGGGCTCCGGAGTCGGACTCCTCAACGGGCTCAGCCGGGTGGGCTCCGCCGCCGGTACCTTCCTGCTGCCGCTCTCCATCGACCACCTCGGCTTCGCCACCTCGATGACCATCCTCGCGAGCTTCCTCGTGCTCGGCGCGATCGTCTCGGCGGCCTGGGCGCCGGAGACCGCGGGCGCGGCACTCGACTGA
- a CDS encoding HAD-IA family hydrolase: MDALSNERLLGVFKGVLLDMDGTLVNSDAVVERIWHRWAVAHGLDPHEALKVVHGRQGYATMAILLPDRPVEENYADNRTMLAQETADTEGVVPVPGAPAFMASLAGLPHALVTSADAALAQARMTAAGLPMPEVRVTAESVGASKPDPEGFLKGAAELGFTPDECLVFEDSEAGIAAGRAAGMRVVGVGPRAVAHRPTAQVPDLTRIRVERADDGTVLVHVTD; encoded by the coding sequence ATGGATGCCTTGAGTAACGAACGACTCCTGGGTGTGTTTAAGGGCGTACTCCTCGACATGGACGGGACGCTGGTGAACTCCGACGCCGTCGTCGAGCGCATCTGGCACCGCTGGGCCGTCGCCCATGGCCTGGACCCGCACGAGGCGCTCAAGGTGGTGCACGGCCGCCAGGGGTACGCGACGATGGCCATCCTGCTCCCGGACCGCCCCGTCGAGGAGAACTACGCAGACAACCGTACGATGCTCGCCCAGGAGACCGCCGACACCGAAGGCGTCGTCCCGGTCCCCGGCGCACCGGCCTTCATGGCGTCCCTGGCGGGTCTGCCGCACGCCCTGGTCACCTCGGCCGACGCGGCGCTCGCCCAGGCCCGGATGACGGCTGCCGGGCTGCCGATGCCGGAGGTCCGGGTCACCGCGGAAAGCGTCGGCGCCAGCAAGCCGGACCCGGAGGGCTTCCTCAAGGGCGCCGCCGAGCTGGGCTTCACCCCCGACGAGTGCCTCGTCTTCGAGGACTCGGAGGCGGGGATCGCCGCGGGCAGGGCGGCAGGTATGCGCGTCGTGGGCGTGGGCCCGCGCGCCGTCGCCCACCGGCCCACCGCACAGGTCCCCGACCTGACCCGGATCCGCGTCGAGCGGGCGGACGACGGCACCGTACTGGTCCACGTCACGGACTGA
- a CDS encoding TMEM165/GDT1 family protein codes for MISFTILAITFGVVFLAELPDKTALAGLMLGTRYRASYVFVGVAAAFAVHVALAIAAGSVLTLIPHRLLQAIVGALFLAGAAVLLFKKDEEEEEVKAPADQSFWKVAGAGFMLILVAEFGDLTQIMTANLAARYDSPVSVGIGAVLALWAVGGLGILGGRKLMKHVPLRLITKIAAALMVALAGFSLYEAIAG; via the coding sequence GTGATCAGCTTTACGATCCTGGCGATCACTTTCGGCGTGGTCTTTCTCGCCGAACTCCCCGACAAGACCGCTCTCGCCGGTCTGATGCTGGGCACCCGCTACCGGGCCTCGTACGTCTTCGTGGGGGTCGCGGCGGCCTTTGCCGTCCATGTCGCACTCGCCATCGCCGCGGGCAGCGTGCTGACTCTGATTCCGCACCGGCTGCTGCAGGCGATCGTCGGCGCGCTCTTCCTCGCGGGCGCGGCGGTGCTGCTCTTCAAGAAGGACGAGGAGGAGGAAGAGGTGAAGGCCCCCGCCGACCAGTCCTTCTGGAAGGTGGCCGGGGCCGGTTTCATGCTGATTCTCGTCGCCGAGTTCGGTGACCTGACCCAGATCATGACGGCCAACCTGGCGGCCCGCTACGACAGCCCGGTCTCGGTGGGCATCGGCGCGGTGCTGGCGCTCTGGGCGGTGGGCGGTCTGGGGATCCTCGGCGGCCGCAAGCTGATGAAGCACGTACCGCTGAGGCTCATCACGAAGATCGCCGCCGCGCTGATGGTGGCGCTCGCGGGGTTCAGCCTGTACGAGGCCATCGCGGGCTGA
- a CDS encoding HNH endonuclease family protein, giving the protein MSSIYARRIAVLTATAGITLAGLITAPSAQAALPTPVSAATARTYLSSLTVAAEGSSDGYSRDKFPHWITQSGACDTREVVLKRDGTNVVQSSTCAATSGSWYSEYDGATWTASSDVDIDHMVPLAEAWRSGASSWTTAQRQAYANDLTRPQLIAVTDNVNQSKGDKDPAKWLPPRAAYKCTYVRAWVEVKHYYKLTVDSAEKTALQGVLNSC; this is encoded by the coding sequence ATCTCCAGTATCTACGCGCGTCGAATAGCGGTACTCACCGCGACCGCCGGTATCACCCTCGCCGGTCTCATCACCGCCCCCTCCGCCCAGGCCGCCCTGCCCACCCCGGTGAGCGCGGCCACCGCACGGACCTACCTCAGCTCCCTCACCGTCGCGGCCGAAGGGTCGTCCGACGGCTACAGCCGGGACAAGTTCCCGCACTGGATCACCCAGTCCGGCGCCTGCGACACCCGCGAGGTCGTGCTCAAGCGCGACGGCACGAACGTCGTCCAGAGCTCCACCTGCGCCGCCACCAGCGGCAGTTGGTACTCCGAGTACGACGGCGCGACCTGGACCGCGTCGTCCGACGTGGACATCGACCACATGGTCCCGCTCGCCGAGGCCTGGCGTTCGGGCGCCAGCAGCTGGACCACCGCACAGCGGCAGGCGTACGCCAACGACCTGACCCGGCCGCAGCTCATCGCGGTGACCGACAACGTCAACCAGTCCAAGGGCGACAAGGACCCGGCCAAGTGGCTGCCTCCGCGCGCCGCCTACAAGTGCACCTATGTCCGGGCCTGGGTGGAGGTGAAGCACTACTACAAGCTCACGGTCGACTCGGCGGAGAAGACGGCACTCCAAGGGGTGCTGAACAGCTGCTGA
- a CDS encoding DoxX family protein, whose amino-acid sequence MPSAISTAVSSLGRQADLARPYALALFRAVVGLLFACHGAASLFGVLGGAPGGGTVSAGSWPDGYAAVIELVGGVLVLAGLLTRPAAFVASGAMAFAYFHVHQPHALWPIQNGGEPSVMFCWAFLLLVFTGPGALALDSALITRRRVTEPAAPVPA is encoded by the coding sequence ATGCCTTCAGCGATATCCACGGCAGTGTCCTCACTCGGCCGGCAGGCCGATCTGGCCCGCCCGTACGCCCTGGCTCTCTTCCGCGCCGTGGTCGGCCTCCTCTTCGCCTGCCACGGCGCGGCTTCTCTCTTCGGTGTGCTCGGCGGCGCGCCGGGCGGCGGCACGGTGTCGGCGGGCAGTTGGCCCGACGGATACGCCGCCGTCATCGAACTCGTCGGCGGCGTACTGGTGCTGGCCGGACTGCTGACGCGCCCGGCCGCGTTCGTCGCGTCGGGTGCGATGGCCTTCGCGTACTTCCATGTGCACCAGCCCCACGCCCTGTGGCCGATCCAGAACGGCGGCGAGCCCTCCGTGATGTTCTGCTGGGCCTTTCTGCTGCTCGTGTTCACCGGCCCCGGCGCGCTGGCGCTGGACTCCGCGCTCATCACCCGTCGGCGCGTCACCGAGCCGGCCGCCCCGGTGCCGGCCTGA
- a CDS encoding superoxide dismutase family protein — protein sequence MVVAGVLAGAAALAMLTGGGAAPAGSAAAGSAPARHAPGGSAPAAGTRTPAGVYWQRVHARFAPPTAFLPSSAVTYDMKRVPAASRIEVEQYTDPSGTRVTARLAGLKPGHAFGMRVHTRQCGSTPGAAGPSYRRGTGSRTPGADDEVRLDFTTDAQGAATVTARRGWNFRPGGAGSVVIDGVRGGAADPVACFTVPFGPSAGPAA from the coding sequence ATGGTCGTGGCAGGTGTACTGGCCGGAGCGGCGGCGCTGGCGATGCTGACGGGCGGCGGGGCGGCTCCCGCGGGGAGCGCAGCGGCGGGGAGCGCTCCGGCGCGTCACGCGCCCGGGGGGAGCGCGCCCGCGGCCGGTACCAGAACGCCCGCGGGCGTGTACTGGCAGCGCGTTCACGCCCGGTTCGCGCCGCCCACCGCGTTCCTCCCGTCGTCCGCCGTGACGTACGACATGAAGCGGGTGCCCGCGGCCTCCCGTATCGAGGTCGAGCAGTACACGGACCCCTCGGGCACCCGAGTGACGGCGCGGCTGGCGGGGCTGAAGCCCGGGCACGCGTTCGGTATGCGGGTGCACACCAGGCAGTGCGGCAGCACCCCCGGCGCGGCGGGCCCGAGCTATCGGCGCGGCACGGGCAGCCGGACGCCGGGCGCCGACGACGAGGTGCGGCTGGATTTCACGACGGACGCGCAGGGCGCGGCCACGGTGACCGCGCGGCGCGGCTGGAACTTCCGGCCCGGCGGCGCCGGATCGGTGGTCATCGACGGGGTGCGGGGCGGCGCGGCGGACCCCGTCGCGTGTTTCACGGTGCCGTTCGGGCCGTCGGCCGGCCCCGCCGCGTAA
- a CDS encoding DedA family protein yields MLESLRSLTDSPWIYAVVALSVVLDVFVPLLPSGVLVITAATGAAAGSTTVAGEVPHNVPDLLVLTACAAAASIVGDLIAYRLAWRGGERLDRAIARSRRLTRAQERLGTALARGGGLLVVIARFAPAGRSIVSLGAGAAHRRAKEFLPWSALAGVAWAGYSVGLGYFGGQWLGTSWLGTAVSLFALFGAGSVAALLIRRPAPVAAPVS; encoded by the coding sequence GTGCTGGAGAGTCTGCGGTCGTTGACCGACAGTCCATGGATCTATGCCGTGGTCGCGCTCTCCGTCGTCCTCGACGTCTTCGTACCGCTGCTCCCCAGCGGAGTCCTGGTGATCACGGCAGCCACCGGCGCCGCCGCCGGTTCGACCACGGTGGCCGGCGAAGTCCCGCACAACGTCCCGGACTTGCTGGTCCTCACCGCCTGCGCCGCCGCTGCCTCGATCGTGGGCGATCTGATCGCGTACCGGCTGGCCTGGCGCGGCGGCGAACGCCTCGACCGGGCCATCGCACGCTCCCGGCGCCTGACCCGTGCGCAGGAACGGCTCGGCACGGCGCTGGCGCGGGGCGGCGGTCTGCTCGTCGTGATAGCGCGCTTCGCACCGGCGGGCCGCTCGATCGTCTCGCTGGGCGCGGGCGCCGCGCACCGCAGGGCGAAGGAGTTCCTGCCCTGGTCGGCCCTGGCGGGCGTGGCCTGGGCGGGTTACAGCGTGGGGCTCGGGTACTTCGGCGGCCAGTGGCTGGGCACGAGCTGGCTGGGCACGGCGGTCTCGCTCTTCGCACTGTTCGGCGCGGGCTCGGTGGCCGCACTGCTGATACGGCGTCCCGCGCCGGTGGCCGCACCGGTCTCGTAA
- a CDS encoding DUF2277 domain-containing protein, whose translation MCRSIKTLRPPVLPGEATEEDIRAAALQYVRKVSGFRAPAAHNRAVFDRAVDEIARATQTLLADLEVRGSGSGTPKGDAQPQR comes from the coding sequence ATGTGCCGCAGTATCAAGACTCTCCGTCCGCCCGTACTCCCCGGGGAAGCGACCGAGGAGGACATCAGGGCCGCAGCGCTTCAGTACGTACGGAAGGTCTCCGGCTTCCGGGCCCCCGCCGCGCACAACCGCGCGGTGTTCGACCGGGCCGTCGACGAGATCGCCCGCGCGACGCAGACACTGCTCGCCGACCTGGAGGTCCGAGGGAGCGGGTCAGGAACACCGAAGGGGGATGCGCAGCCCCAGAGGTGA
- a CDS encoding DUF1254 domain-containing protein — translation MTDQADRSDQADRPDRPDRPDPADRPDHADRSDRPDQGAHPAPAGPGDPAESAAPSGSYGPAAPPAPSDLTELATEAYIYGYPLVFDLSMVQAALHEGFGSLPSASFNEFAHSSRLATPDAHFVSVNNDTVYSIAQLDLSGGPLLLHVPDTLGAYYVLQFIDAWTNNFAYVGRRATGTGETKWLIVPPGWAGETPEGMTGVIDAPTTVVSIAGRFACEGPADLPRVHGLQKRLTLKVLEEFMHHTWLPATDPDVPEPLHFFEKLRVWMAAFPPSADDCAYQDRFQPLQLLEEGPSPYIHPAPELLHALTEGLKRGAARVERASRTGADGARAPGDWEMNPHLFDYNLDWFGVGTHDSPEWRIEDRTSSYLTRAVAARVGLWGNHGYEAVYAHTSEDADGHWLNGSRKYTLRFDSPPPVQSFWSVTMYDSPDYYLVANPADRYSIGDRTPGLVYGDDGSLTLRIQKDRPTDPAEAANWLPAPEGDFRPMLRLYTPEQSVLDGSYEIPRITPEREPETA, via the coding sequence GTGACCGACCAAGCCGACCGCTCCGATCAGGCAGACCGCCCCGACCGCCCCGACCGCCCTGATCCCGCAGACCGCCCCGATCACGCGGACCGCTCCGACCGCCCGGATCAGGGGGCCCACCCAGCTCCCGCCGGTCCCGGTGACCCGGCCGAGTCCGCCGCACCTTCCGGATCCTACGGACCCGCCGCACCCCCCGCCCCCTCCGATCTCACGGAGCTGGCGACCGAGGCGTACATCTACGGGTATCCGCTGGTCTTCGACCTGTCGATGGTCCAGGCCGCCCTCCACGAGGGGTTCGGTTCGCTGCCGTCCGCATCCTTCAACGAGTTCGCGCACTCCTCGCGGCTCGCCACCCCCGACGCGCACTTCGTGTCCGTGAACAACGACACGGTGTACTCGATCGCGCAGCTCGACCTCTCCGGCGGTCCGCTGCTGCTGCACGTACCCGACACGCTCGGTGCGTACTACGTGCTGCAGTTCATCGACGCGTGGACCAACAATTTCGCCTACGTGGGCCGCCGTGCCACCGGCACGGGCGAGACCAAGTGGCTGATCGTGCCGCCCGGTTGGGCCGGCGAAACCCCCGAGGGGATGACCGGGGTGATCGACGCGCCGACCACGGTCGTCTCGATCGCCGGACGCTTCGCCTGCGAAGGCCCCGCCGACCTGCCGCGTGTGCACGGACTGCAGAAGCGGCTCACGCTCAAGGTCCTCGAAGAGTTCATGCACCACACCTGGCTGCCGGCGACCGACCCCGATGTGCCGGAACCGCTGCACTTCTTCGAGAAGCTGCGGGTCTGGATGGCGGCCTTCCCGCCGTCGGCCGACGACTGCGCCTACCAGGACCGCTTCCAGCCGCTCCAGCTGCTGGAGGAGGGGCCGTCCCCGTACATCCACCCCGCCCCCGAGCTCCTGCACGCGCTCACCGAAGGGCTGAAGCGCGGAGCGGCGCGGGTCGAGAGGGCGAGCCGGACGGGGGCGGACGGCGCCCGGGCCCCCGGTGACTGGGAGATGAACCCGCACCTCTTCGACTACAACCTCGACTGGTTCGGGGTGGGGACCCACGATTCACCGGAGTGGCGCATCGAGGACCGGACGTCGTCCTATCTGACCAGGGCGGTCGCCGCGCGGGTCGGTCTGTGGGGCAACCACGGCTACGAAGCGGTGTACGCGCACACCTCCGAGGACGCGGACGGCCACTGGCTCAACGGTTCCAGGAAGTACACCCTGCGTTTCGACAGCCCGCCGCCTGTGCAGTCGTTCTGGTCCGTGACCATGTACGACTCACCGGACTACTACCTGGTGGCCAACCCCGCGGACCGCTACTCCATCGGCGACCGCACGCCGGGTCTGGTGTACGGCGACGACGGGTCGCTCACGCTGCGCATCCAGAAGGACCGGCCCACCGACCCGGCGGAGGCGGCCAACTGGCTCCCCGCGCCGGAAGGCGACTTCCGGCCGATGCTCCGCCTCTACACGCCGGAGCAGTCCGTCCTGGACGGCAGCTACGAGATCCCGCGCATCACCCCTGAACGGGAGCCGGAGACCGCCTGA